TGACGGTGTTGAGGGTGGCTGCCTTGATGGCCTGATTGTCGTGTTCGGCAATTACAAGAATGGACATGTCAGATCACCTTCGCTTCGTTCTTGAGTTTCTCGACCAGCTGGGCCACGTCGGCCACGCGCACACCGGCGCTGCGCTTGGGCGGCTCGGAGACCTTGAGCGTGGTCAGGCGCGGGGCGACGTCGACGCCGAGCGCGTCGGGCTTCACCGTCTCGAGCGGCTTCTTCTTCGCCTTCATGATGTTGGGCAGCGTGGCGTAGCGCGGTTCGTTCAGGCGCAGGTCGGTGGTCACCACCGCCGGCAGCGAGATCGCCAGGGTCTCCAGACCGCCGTCGATTTCACGCATCACGCTGGCCTTGCCGTCGGCCAGGGTCAGCTTGGAGGCGAAGGTCGCCTGCGGCCAGCCGTTGAGCGCGGCCAGCATCTGACCGGTCTGGTTGGCGTCGTCGTCGATCGCCTGCTTGCCGCAGATCACCAGCGTCGGGCCTTCCTTGTCGCACACGGCCTTGAGCAGCTTGGCCACGGCCAGCGGCTGCAGCTCGACATCGGTCTCGACCAGAATGCCGCGGTCCGCCCCGATCGCCATCGCTGCGCGCAGCGTCTCCTGGCACGCGGTCACGCCGCACGATACCGCCACCACCTCGGTGGCCACGCCCGCTTCCTTCAGACGCACCGCCTCTTCAACCGCGATCTCGTCGAACGGGTTCATGCTCATCTTGACGTTGGCGATGTCCACACCGCTGCCGTCCGCCTTGACGCGGACCTTTACGTTGTAATCAACAACGCGTTTGACCGGGACCAGAATCTTCAATGTCGCGCTCCTTTGGATATTTCGTTGTCTCCCCGTTCCGCTGTTCAGCAGAAGAGCCGAACCATTATGTCACTGCGGACGAGGCTTTACACCCATGCCGATACGTATGACGTCTGCGACCATACGCATTGGTACGGGTCACATACGGTAGCGTATGGAAACAGAATCGTCAATACTATGCCGTATGGACAAAACCCCGAACAAACCAAGAACTCAGCTCGACCGCGAAGCGTGGGTCAATGCCGCCATCGAAGTCCTTGCCGAAGAAGGCATTGCCGGACTGCGGGTCGAAGTACTGGCGAAGCGCCTGAAGGTCACAAAAGGCAGCTTCTACTGGCATTTTCAGGACCGGCGCGACCTCCTGATTGCCATACTTGGCCTGTGGAAGGAAGGACGGATACGCGACATCATCAAACAGACCACCGCCGTGCCCGGCAAGGAGCTCGCGCAGATCTATCACGTCATCGACGTCTATAGTGCGAACCGTAGCCGCCGGGGCATGATGATCGAACTCGCGGTGCGCGACTGGGCACGCCGTGACGCCGACGCCGCGGCAATCGTCGCAGAGGTCGATGACGTCCGCCTGCGCTGCGCACGCGATCTCTTTCTCGCCTGTGGGGTGCCAATGGAAGAAGCGTCGAGCCGCTGCATGCTCCTTTACGCCTATGTGTTCGGGGTCTCCCTGATGAGCTACGAGAAGTTCGACAGCGATGTCGCACGCCTGAAACGCGACATTGCCGATCTTATCGCGCGCTCGTGCGTGGGCGCGGCCGCCTCCACCTAGGGCGTTCCACCGCTCGCGCCGAGTCCGGGCAGGGCTGCGCGGGCGTTTGCACCGGTCGCACGAATCACCTCTTCTACGGGAAGGCCCCGCAGCTCGGCAAGAATCCGTGCATAGCGTGCAATATTGGCCGGGACATTGGGTCGCCCCTGCCCCCAGGCTGGCGCCATGTCCGGCGCATCGGTTTCAAGCACGATTGAGTCGAGTGGCAGTTCGGTCGCCAGACGGCGGATGCGCTGTGAGCCTTCAAAGCTCATCGCGCCCCCGAATCCAAGCTTGAAGCCCAGTTTGATGAAAGCATCCGCTTGCTGCCGGCTGCCGTTGAAGGCATGCGCAATTCCTCCGCACACGGCATGCTGTCGGAGCTGCTTCAGCACCGCATCCTGCGCTCGCCGCAGATGAAGGATGACCGGAAGCTGGAAACGCTGCGCAATGCGAAGCTGGGCAACGAAGAAGCGCAGTTGCTGCTCACGATCGGCCTCTTCGACGAAATGATCGAGGCCGATTTCTCCGACCGCAACACACTTCGTGCGGCCTAACTCGTGCTCCAGAACTTCAAGATCGCCCTGGGTTGCCGCAGCGGTGAAGAGCGGGTGGATTCCCAGCGCCGGGTAAATATCGCGGTTTGCCGCAACAAGCGCAGTAACGCGGTGGAAACTCTCACGATCCACCGCTGGAACGACAAACGCACCAACGCCGGCGGTCCGCGCATCGATCAGCACACTATCGCGACTGCCATCGAACTCCGCGGCGTCGAGATGAATATGCGTATCGATCAGCATGACCGCCGTCAGGCCCTTGCGCTCAGCAACCCTTCCATTCGGGTTTGCGCTTGGCGACGAAGGCGTCGATACCCTCGGCCGCATCGTTCGTCATCATGTTGCAGGCCATGGTTTCAGCCGCCATCTGGTAGGCCGCCTCCATGCCCATCTCAAGCTGGCGATAGAACATCTGCTTGCCCATGCTCACGGCTACCGGTGACTTGGCAACGATCGCTGCAGCGAGTCTTGCGACCTCGTCATCCAGTTGATCCAGGGGCACGACCCGATTCACCAGACCACGCCGCTGGGCCTCGTGTGCATCGATGAAGTCGCCCGTGACCAGCATCTCGAAGGCCTCTTTGCGCCCCATGTTGCGCGACAGGCCTACGCTGGGCGTGGCGCAGAAGAGACCGACATTGATGCCGGAGACCGCAAACCTGGCGACATCGGAAGCCACCGCGAGGTCGCACATCGACACCAGCTGGCAACCGGCAGCCGTCGCAATGCCGTGAATGCGGGCAATGACGGGCTGCGGAATCTCGGTGAGTCGGACCATGAACTTTCCGCACAGGCGGAAAAGTTCCTGCTGGAAGCCGAGGTTGTGGTTGGCACGCATCTCCTTGAGATCGTGCCCCGCACAAAAGGCCTTTCCTTCTCCGGCCAGTACCACCACACGTACGCTCTTGTCGGCAGCAATCGCATCGATCTCGGCAAGCAGCGTTTCGAGCATCGCCTGTGACAGCGAATTGAACTGCATGGGCCGGTTCAGCGTCAGCGTTGTCACACCAGCTTGGTCACGGCGAAGCAGCATCGGTTCATCGACCGGATGGGGAACGGCGCTCATGTCTCCTCCTTTATGTTTACGTTAACGTCAACGGCCGATCATGTTAGCGCGAAGCTTCACGATCGGCCATCCCGAACGAATGTTTATTTAGACAAACTTATTCGAACGACGCGGTAGACCTCGCCTGCTCACGCAGCACGAACTTCTGGATCTTTCCTGTCGAGGTCTTTGGCAGTTCGCCAAAGATGACCTTTTTCGGAACCTTGAAGCCGGCCAGGTGCTCGCGGCAATGGGCACGGACCTCGTCTTCGGTCGCGGATGCGCCGTTCCGGAGTTCGACGAAGGCGCACGGCACCTCGCCCCACTTCTCGTCGGGCAGGGCAACAACGGCAGCTGCCATCACTGCAGGATGCCGGTACAGCGCATCCTCGACCTCGATCGAAGAGATGTTCTCGCCACCGGAGATGATGACGTCTTTCGACCGGTCCTTGATCTTCACGTAGCCATCGGGCTGCATGACTGCGAGGTCACCGGTGTGATACCAGCCACCGCGGAAAGCCTCTTCCGTGGTCTTTTCGTTCTTCAGGTAGCCTTTCATCACCAGGTTGCCGCGGAACATGATCTCGCCCATGGTTTCGTTGTCCCAAGGCACCGGCTCCATCGTTTCCGGATCGAGAACAGTGATGCCTTCCTGCGCGTGATAACGCACACCCTGGCGGCCGTTCTTCACGACCTGTTCCGCCAGCGGCAGCTCGGCCCACTCATCGTGCTTGGCGCACACAGCGGCGGGACCATAGGTTTCGGTCAGCCCGTAAACGTGTGTGACATCGAAGCCGATCTTGGCCATGCCCTCGATCACCGCTGCCGGAGGCGGCGCTGCGGCAACCAGGCCCGACACCTTGTGGTTGATGCCCTCGCGCCACTCTTCGGGCGCATTGGCGAGCATGGAGTGCACAATCGGCGCACCGCAATAGTGAGTGACCTTGTGCTCACGGATGGCGTCGAAGATCAGACGCGGATCAACCCTGCGCAGGCAGACATTGACACCTGCGTTGGCCGCCATCGTCCAGGCGAAACACCAGCCGTTGCAATGGAACATCGGCAGCGTCCACAGATAGACCGACTGCGGCGGCATGCCCCAGGAAACGATGTTGGACATCGAGTTGAGATAGGCGCCGCGATGGTGGTAAACAACGCCCTTCGGGTTACCGGTCGTGCCCGACGTGTAGTTGAGCGAGATCGCATCCCATTCGTCGGCCGGCTGCTCGAAGTCGAACTCCGGGCTGCCGGTTTCCAGCAGCGCTTCGTACTCGATGGTGCCGACACGCTCTCCGGGACCGGTGTATTCGGGATCATCCACATCGATGACGATCATGTCCGGGCGGTTCGCCAGCTCGATGGCCGTCTTCATCATGCGTGAATACTCACGGTCAGTGATGAGGACCTTTGCCTCGCCATGATTGAGGATGAAGGCCACACCCTCTGCATCAAGCCGGGTGTTGATCGTGTTGAGCACTGCGCCACACCCTGGCACGCCGAAGTGCGCCTCGAACATTTCCGGCGTGTTGTTCAGCACCACCGCCACCGTGTCGTGTTTGCCAACGCCGAGCTGCTTCAGTGCCGATGCGAGGCGGCGGCTGCGGTTATACGCTTCCGACCAGGTATAACGACGCTGACCATGGATCACCGCAACGCGATCGGGGTAGATATACGCGCTGCGCTCAATGAAGGTGAGCGGCGTGATCGGCACATAGTTTGCTGCATTCTTGTCCAGGCCCTGGTCGTAGGGCGACACTTT
This genomic interval from Parazoarcus communis contains the following:
- a CDS encoding enoyl-CoA hydratase, with the translated sequence MSAVPHPVDEPMLLRRDQAGVTTLTLNRPMQFNSLSQAMLETLLAEIDAIAADKSVRVVVLAGEGKAFCAGHDLKEMRANHNLGFQQELFRLCGKFMVRLTEIPQPVIARIHGIATAAGCQLVSMCDLAVASDVARFAVSGINVGLFCATPSVGLSRNMGRKEAFEMLVTGDFIDAHEAQRRGLVNRVVPLDQLDDEVARLAAAIVAKSPVAVSMGKQMFYRQLEMGMEAAYQMAAETMACNMMTNDAAEGIDAFVAKRKPEWKGC
- a CDS encoding acyl-CoA synthetase; translation: MTERKVSPYDQGLDKNAANYVPITPLTFIERSAYIYPDRVAVIHGQRRYTWSEAYNRSRRLASALKQLGVGKHDTVAVVLNNTPEMFEAHFGVPGCGAVLNTINTRLDAEGVAFILNHGEAKVLITDREYSRMMKTAIELANRPDMIVIDVDDPEYTGPGERVGTIEYEALLETGSPEFDFEQPADEWDAISLNYTSGTTGNPKGVVYHHRGAYLNSMSNIVSWGMPPQSVYLWTLPMFHCNGWCFAWTMAANAGVNVCLRRVDPRLIFDAIREHKVTHYCGAPIVHSMLANAPEEWREGINHKVSGLVAAAPPPAAVIEGMAKIGFDVTHVYGLTETYGPAAVCAKHDEWAELPLAEQVVKNGRQGVRYHAQEGITVLDPETMEPVPWDNETMGEIMFRGNLVMKGYLKNEKTTEEAFRGGWYHTGDLAVMQPDGYVKIKDRSKDVIISGGENISSIEVEDALYRHPAVMAAAVVALPDEKWGEVPCAFVELRNGASATEDEVRAHCREHLAGFKVPKKVIFGELPKTSTGKIQKFVLREQARSTASFE
- a CDS encoding electron transfer flavoprotein subunit beta/FixA family protein, which produces MKILVPVKRVVDYNVKVRVKADGSGVDIANVKMSMNPFDEIAVEEAVRLKEAGVATEVVAVSCGVTACQETLRAAMAIGADRGILVETDVELQPLAVAKLLKAVCDKEGPTLVICGKQAIDDDANQTGQMLAALNGWPQATFASKLTLADGKASVMREIDGGLETLAISLPAVVTTDLRLNEPRYATLPNIMKAKKKPLETVKPDALGVDVAPRLTTLKVSEPPKRSAGVRVADVAQLVEKLKNEAKVI
- a CDS encoding TetR/AcrR family transcriptional regulator — encoded protein: MDKTPNKPRTQLDREAWVNAAIEVLAEEGIAGLRVEVLAKRLKVTKGSFYWHFQDRRDLLIAILGLWKEGRIRDIIKQTTAVPGKELAQIYHVIDVYSANRSRRGMMIELAVRDWARRDADAAAIVAEVDDVRLRCARDLFLACGVPMEEASSRCMLLYAYVFGVSLMSYEKFDSDVARLKRDIADLIARSCVGAAAST
- a CDS encoding TatD family hydrolase; the encoded protein is MLIDTHIHLDAAEFDGSRDSVLIDARTAGVGAFVVPAVDRESFHRVTALVAANRDIYPALGIHPLFTAAATQGDLEVLEHELGRTKCVAVGEIGLDHFVEEADREQQLRFFVAQLRIAQRFQLPVILHLRRAQDAVLKQLRQHAVCGGIAHAFNGSRQQADAFIKLGFKLGFGGAMSFEGSQRIRRLATELPLDSIVLETDAPDMAPAWGQGRPNVPANIARYARILAELRGLPVEEVIRATGANARAALPGLGASGGTP